Below is a window of Candidatus Methanoperedens sp. DNA.
TCTTATTACTTTTTAAAAAGATAAAAGGAATATAATGTTAAAAGATAAAACCAAGCTTGTTATCTGGCCTGTATATCTTGATGCCACAAAATCAAGGGGAGAAGGGCGGATTCTTTCAATGAAAGATTCTTTAAAATCACCTGTATTAAGAGAGATCGAGAAAGCGGCTCTTGAATTGAATCTTGCTCCTGTTGTTGAATCTGATAAAGCCCACCCGCAATCATGGTGGGTTAAAAGCGGAAGGGTGCTTGTTGATAAGAAAGGACCAAAATCACTGATTACAAAACAGATAGCGCAACATATAAGCAAGGCACGGGGAAAGAATAAATGATAGACCTCCATACACATTCATCTTTTAGCGATGGGGAGCTCATACCAAGTGAACTTGTTCGGCGCGCAGTTGTTCTTGGATATAAGGCAATAGCAATAACAGACCATGCTGATTATACGAATATCGAGCATATCCTCTCCTGCGTAGGCAACGTGAAGAGCCTTGAAGACGATTATAACATAAGGATATTTTCAGGGGTTGAAATAACCCATGTCCCTCCTGCTAAAATGCCAGGGCTTGTCAAGATGGCAAGAAAACTGGGCGCCGAGATCATAGTTGTTCACGGTGAGACATCAGTTGAGCCGGTACCCCAGGGAACAAATCATGCCGCAGTATCGCTTGATATTGATATTCTAGCTCATCCGGGTTTTATTACTCCTGAAGACGCCAGGACCGCAAAGGAAAACGGAATATGTCTTGAGATCACATCAAGAAACGGCCACAACAGGACGAATGGTCATGTAGCAAGAATCGCGCAGGAAATCGGCGCAGATCTTATCGTGAATACGGATTCACATTCGCCTTATGATCTGATAAATGATGAAACAGCATTCAAGATAGCAATGGGGGCTGGTCTTGATGAAAAAGGCGCAAAAAAAGCAACGGTCATGAATCCATCGGAATTGATCAAAAACCTTTAATGTAAAATGCTCAAACATTCATCATATGTGAATATTTCAAATAAGACTTTTCAGGCATCTCGCCAGCCTTTTGATGCCCTCTTCAATTTGCTCTTCATCAGAATTAGAAAAATTCAATCTCAATGTGTTATTCTTGCTACCATCATCGGTATAAAACGGATTACCAGGAACGAATGCAACATTCTCTTTCACTGCAATCTCGAATAAGTCCAGTGATGACACACTCTCAGGGAGCGTTACCCATAAAAACATCCCGCCTTCGGGTTTTGTATGCTTAGCTTCCTCCGGGAAATACTCAGTCATCATGTCAATCATCAAATCCCGCCGTTTTCTGTAGGCTCCCCTTATTTTCATAATGTGCCCGTCTATATCATTATCCTTCAGGTACTGATGAACAATTTTCTGTGAAAGGTAATTTGAATGCAAGTCGGCAGCCTGCTTTGCGACAATCAATTTCTCCATTATTTCTTTTCCGGCGCATATCCATCCAATTCTCAATCCCGGGGAGATTATTTTTGAAAATGATCCCAAAAGAATTGTATCATCCAGATATTTCCTGATGGGAGGCAAATCTTCCCCTGCAAATCTCAATTCAACATATGCATTATCCTCAACACAGACAACATCATGCTTTTTGAGAATCCTGGCAACATCTTTTCTTTTTTGACCGGAGTAGGTAATCCCGGATGGATTCTGGAAATTAGGAATCGTGTAAAACAGCTTTGCGTTGTCTTCGCCCAACGCTTTTTCTAATAAATCAATTTCTATTCCGTCATCGAGAAGAGGAACAGATTGAAAATTTGGTTCGAAGATAGAAAATGCCTGAATGGCTCCCAGATATCCCGGTCTCTCGATAACAACCTTATCACTTTTGTTCAAAAAAACCTTTCCGATTAGATCAATACCTTGCTGCGAACCGTTAGTAATTAATATCTCGTCAGGGTCTATCTTTAATCCGCCCTTCCTGAGATATCTTTGTGCAATGAATTCTCTCAAAGGTAAATATCCTTCACTCGTACTATATTGAAGAACATTCCTGCCATCTTCAGCCAGGACCTTTATGGAGGCTCTTGAAATTTCTTCCACCGGGAAAAAACCTGGATTCGGAAGCCCGCCGGCAAATGAAATCACTTCCGGTTGCTGAGTAACTTTCAATATTTCCCTGATGAAAGACTTACGGGTGGTCTTCATTCTGTCAGCAAATCTGTTGTCCATATAGAATCCTTTTAATCCTCAAATCGAGTTAAGTTTTTCTATTCTTGAGTATTAAGGAGCAAGATAATCCAGATGAAGGAGTTTGACCAGAAGGATGAATTATGAAAGATTGGATTTATAATGAATTTAACCATGTTGGAGTCGATTACTCAAAAAAAGACAATGCAAATATCTACGATGACCAAATGGAAAAATTCCGTGACTATAAAAAAGAAGCAAAAACGTTAACTGACAAATTAGGTATTTCAGATACAAGGAGTTTAACTGCAATTGACATTGGGTGTGGAACTGGTGCCTTTTCTATCCATGCATCAAATTACTTTAAAAAGATTTATGCTGTTGATATTTCCAAAGAAATGCTTAAGATTGCATCATCCAAAGCTAAAGTAAATAAAATAAATAATATTGAATTTATTAATTCAGGGTTTTTATATTTCCAACCAGATGAAAAAGTTGACGTGATTTTTTCAAAATGGGCATTCCATCACCTTCCAGATTATTGGAAGCAAGCCGGATTGTTAAACATGAATAAAATGTTAAAACCAGGTGGAATATTATTTATATCAGATGTTGTCTTTAAATTTGATCCTGACTATGATAAAAATATAGAAGCTTTGCTTAATAAATTATCAAAAGATTTCAGTAGCGACTTTGTTGAGGAGACTAAAATACATATCAGAGACGAATACAGTACCTTTGATTGGATTCTTCAGGGATTAATTGAAAGAGCAGGTTTCAATATTGAACGATCCAATACTGAAGATTGTTTAATAAGTGAATATTTTTGCCGGAAGATAAAATCTTTTTAAAACGAATACAAGAATTCATCTCCCCTTTTGCCTTATATAAAGTTGCTCAATCCTTTCTATCGAATCCGCATCATCTACTGATTTATCTGTTCTCACATTGACAAGCCTTGGGAAACGAAGCGCATACCCTGATCCGTAATTAGGGCTTTTCTGGATTTCCTCAAAAGCCACTTCAAAAACAATTTTCGGCTCAATATCCACGTGAATTCCATTTTCTGAAATGATCAGATCCTTGAATAATTTTGTGAGTTCTTCCAGTTTTTCATCTGTAATACCTGTCGCTACCCGCCCGATTGGAAGTAATCTTTCAGTATCAGGATCACGGCAGGCCAGTAAATACGAGCCAATGAATTTGGTTCGTCTTCCTTCTCCCCATTCTCCGCCGATAACAACAAGATCAAGTGTCTCCATGATGGGTTTTAATTTAAGCCAGTTCTTTCCCCGTTTTCCGGGAGAATAGGATGATCCGGGGTTTTTAAGCATTACACCTTCATGTCCCGCAGCAAGCGCTTCATTATAAATATTTTCAATAATTACAGGATCATCGGTTATTATCTGTTTTGCAACAACATTCTTCTCACAAACTTTCTCGAGCTTTTCCCGCCTATTGATCAATGGGATATCGATAAGACTATCGCCATTTAGATAAAGGATATCAAAAAGGTTAAGGCACAAAGGGATTTCAATTGCAGTGGTTGAAACATCATATTTCCTGCGAAAGCGCTTGAGTATTTCCTGGAATGGCTTCGGCCTGTTATCTTTTCCGATAGCTACAGCTTCACCATCAAGAATAACAGAATCTGCCAATACATTTGTTCGTATGGATTTTACAAGATCCGGTAACGAAGAAGTAACGTCCTCAAGCTTTCTTGAATATATCGTAATATCATTTCCGTTCTTATGGATCTGGACGCGTGCGCCGTCATATTTCCATTCCACTGCCACATGTTCCATTTCTTTTATAGTTTCATTAATACCAGGACCTATTTGAGCAAGCATCATCCTGAGCGGGCGGTTAATCATAACTCCAAGCTTAATGAGTCCCTCTTTTCCTTCATTTTTTGCCGTAATTGCGACAAGACCTAAATCATTTGTCAGCAAAATTCCACGCTCGACAAGCTCAGAAGGTACATCAAATGCCTCTGCTATTGCATTTCGAACTATCCCTTCACCCACGCCGATACGCATCTCCTCGATTGATAAACGTGAAAGATAAACGATTTCTGTGGGTAAAGCCTGGCTGAACAGATACTGGAGATTTTTTATTTTGGCATCCTGTGAACCTTTTCCGCTTAATTCCGATATCTTTTCAAACCGTAGATATACTTCTTTGATGGAAAGCTGTTCGTTTTCGGAAAAGAAACTGAGATGTGTTTTGCCGCACAGGATGGCTTTTTCTAAAGCCAGTCCTACATCCCCTGTTTCTTTGATAAGTTCTTCAATTCGTTTTACTGGCAGGGAGGATGTTCTTGATATTGCAGAGTATAGAAGATTGGGGCCAATGCCAAGTTCTTTATTGCTCCATACGGGGAACACATGCCCCATGATAAAACGCGTAACAATCGGAAGCTCCTCATCACTTACTTCTTTAAGGAAGTCCGAAACATTCGTGGTAATTTCAAGAGAACCCGAAATATGTTCTATCGCGCTGCATACTTTTGCAAAATCTTCAAAATAAGTCATATTAATAAAACAACATAAAATTAAAAATAATAAATAAAAGGCTGTTGGCCCTTTTATTTATTTTGTCGCATTTGCCAATTTTGCTGCATGAATTACACCGATGTCAGTTCCATGACAGTTGGTACAGTACTTGGATCTTGAAAGGTGAACGGTTATAAGATTACCAAGGCTTGGTTTAAGTGAATCTGGCGGTGCAGCATGGCAATTTTCACAGACTGAATAATGACCCGGTCCATCTGCGGATTTGTCAACGACAGGTATCTTTGGAGGAGAACCATGACAGGTATTGCAATCCAGACCAACTGTGCCCGGACCAATATGGATATTATGTACCTGGCTTCCATGGCACGTTACACAGAGCTTTCCCCCGTTTACATGGGGCGTTAAGTCTTGCGGGTTTGTATGGCATAACTCGCATTTGATCGTATCAACTTTTGCCGGAGCTGTTACTACGGCAGAAGTTCCTGCCGGGGTTGCTCCCGGTGTCTCTTGTCCTGCTGCTGCTGTCTCTTTTGCTGTTGGTACGGGAGTTGTTCTATTTACTTCTCCGGTTTTACCAGGGGCAATTTTACCACCCAGGATATAGTAACCACCGGCTGCGATCAGGATGACGGCCACTATGATCACAATAAGAATAGGAACCTTCGAATCTTTGCTACTCATTTATATAATCACCACGCTAATTAGGGTATTATGTAGTTTTAAATGTTTTGGTTTATAATCAATTAATTTGATTATATCTGGAATTCAGGTTTTTAAGGATTTTCTATCAAAGACGGTTTTTCTTCTCATAATCTATGAGGTCTCTCTATCTATCTCGAAAACCTTTTCTTTTATAATATTGACTTTCGCATGACGTTGAACATCTTTATGCTGGAATGCCAGTTCTGTTAGAGGTCACAATCACCCTTATATTCATGAAACTCATATGAACTTGCTTGCTTAACCACATCATCGTGTTTAATTTCACAACTTCACTTTTGATGTGGTTAAGTACTCAAAAATACGCATCTTCCACAATTCCCCGGAGAACCAGAAAGGACATTCCAATACTCTTGATCAAATTTCTTTAAATTATATTATTTGTGACGGATGATACATACGAAAAGATGAATAATAATAACATCATAATGAGGATAATCTTGACTAAAGCTTATATATCACGAATAACCATTGAGAATTGGAGAACTGAATGCGAATAGGTGTTTACATTTGCCATTGCGGGTCAAATATAGCTGGAACTATAGATGTTGAAGGGGTCAGGAAACACGCCTCTTTGCTAAAAGATGTGGTTGTAGCGCGTGACATACAATTTGCATGTGGGGATTCGGGGCAGGAACAGGTAAAAAAGGACATACTTGAAGAGAAACTTGACAGGATAGTTATGGCCGCATGCTCCCCGCGCCTTCATGAGGTCACATTCAGGCGCGTGCTTGAACAATCCGGCCTAAATAAGCACTTTCTTGAAATGGTAAATATCAGGGAGCAGGACTCCTGGGTTCATACAAACAAGAATGGATTGGCAACACAGAAAGCAAAAGAATTGGTGGCTATGGGGGTTGCAAGAGTAACACTTCTTTCCCCTCTTGAAAAGAGGACCGTTCCTGCAAATAAGGATATCCTTGTGATAGGCGCAGGTGTGGCAGGTATCGAGGCTGCACTGGCCCTTGCAAACATGGGGATCAAAGTCCATCTTGTTGAGAGAGAACCAACGATCGGGGGAAAAATGGCCCTTATGAATGAGGTTTTTCCCAATAATGATTGTTCCCTGTGCGTCCTTGCGCCAAAAATGTCAGATGTCCAGAACCATCCCAATATTACGCTCTACACAAATTCTGAAATAACAGGGGTAAGGGGAAGGGCGGGAAATTACAGGATAACAGGTGAGATAAGACCGCGATATGTTGACCCAAAGAAATGCAAAGGCTGCATTGATATCTGCGCAAAGGTCTGCCCGATTGATGTTCCGAACCAGTTCGATTATGGGATCGGTGCGCGAAAATCCATATACATTCCCTTTGCACAGGCTGTTCCTCTTGTAGCTTGCATTGATAAGAACTGTGTGGGCTGCGACCTGTGCAGGCTTGCATGTCCTGCAGAGGCAGTGGATTTTAACCAGAAAGTCGAAGAATTCAAGTTCGACGTCGGAGCCATTATAGTCGCTACGGGATACCAGCCGTTTGATGCAGGAAGAAAGGAAGAATACGGATATGGGCGATATAAAAATGTTGTAACCAACCTTGAAGTTGAACGAATGCTAAGCGCCGCAGGCCCCACACATGGAAGAGTGGTATCGCCATCTACAGGAGCAGATATAAAAAGTGCGGCTTTTATCCTTTGTGTGGGCTCGCGTGACGAACAGGTGGGAAATCCTTACTGCTCCAAGGTGTGCTGTATGGCTTCGATAAAAAATGCCATGAAACTTGCTGAAAAATATCCCGATGCAAAGATATCGGTACATTACATAGATATACGCGCTGGCGGAGAGATGTATGAGGAATACTACAAACGGGCGCAGGAGCTGGGCGTTTCATTCGTCCGGGGACGGGTTGCTGAAGTTGAAGAATCAGATGGGAAAACAATAATTCATTATGAAGATACTCTTTCCGGCGAGAAATGCAGCGACATTACAGACCTGGTTGTGCTTGCCATAGGTATGGAAGCTGACAAGGATTCCAGGCAAATAGGGAAAATGCTGAACCTCTCTACGCGTCCTGACCGGTTCTTCCAGAGCGCCCATCCGAAAATGCGCCCGGTGGAAACGCACACGAAAGGTATTTTCATTGCAGGATGCGCAGGCGGTCCCAAGGAAATACAGGTATCGATCGAACAGGGCAGTGCAGCCGCCGCAAAAGCACTAAGTCTTCTTCATAAAGGAGAAATTGATATGGAACCAGCGAGTGCTTATGTTATCCCCGACCTGTGTGATGGGTGCGGGATTTGTGAAAAAGTATGCGATTTCGGACGCATCAGGGTGACAGATAAGAAAGCAAGCGTTGATGAAGTAGCATGCCGGGGATGCGGAGCATGCACAGCAGCCTGCCCGAATGGCGCTATCCAGATCAGGAATTATACGGATGAACAGATCCTGTCGCAAATAACAGAGGCAACAAAAGAGGGCAGCGAATTCCCATTAATTGTCGGATTCCTGTGCCACTGGTGCAGTTATGCGGCAGCTGACCTTGCAGGAAGCCTGCGAATCCAGTATCCAACCAACATCCGGAACATCAGGGTATTGTGTGCCGGAAGGATCAACCCGTCTTTTGTCCTCGAAGCCCTGCGAAGAGGAGCGGATGGTGTTCTTGTTTCAGGGTGCAGGCTGGGGGAATGCCATTACACCATTGGGAACATCTGTGCATTACAGAGGATGAATGTTCTTGGAAAGATGCTGGTTGAGCTTGGCTTTGATGAGCGGCGTTTCCGCGTTGCATGGATAGCGGCAAGTGAAGGCCTGAAGTTTGCCGAAATAGTGAAGGACTTCGTAAAGCAGTTAAAAGAAATAGGACCAATAGGCAGCGAGCTTAAGCAGGAATAGCATGAGCGAAGAAGAACTCAATGTTACAGTGGAAAGCGATATCAGGGATTCGCATTTCATCTTCACCCAGAAAACCGGGAAATCAAAGAAACTCCTTGATTATGATTACAAACGCTGCAATGGCTGTGGTTTATGTATCCAGGTATGCCCCAGAAAAGCAATTGAGCCCGGGCCGCTTATAGAAATAGCCACAGGATTGGACGCACCGCCTGTTATCATTGACCATACCAGGTGTTCTTTTTGCGGCATGTGCGCCGCATTCTGCCCTGTCAGGTCGATGAGAATGAATATTAATGATAGAGATATTCTTGAGCTTGCAGAGTTTCCGCATCTTGATTCAAAAGTTGTGTTCAACGAGAAGTGCCTTCCCTGCCTGATATGTAAAAAATCATGCCCTGAAGAAGCTATCAGTATTGATCTTACATTTGCGAAAAAGGAGACACTTGCGCCATTCAAAGAGGGAAAGACCGGAGAGATCATAGTGGACATGGAAAAATGCACATTATGCGGCGCCTGTGCGGTGCTATGCCCTGCTTTTATTCTTGTTGAGAAAAAAGCAAAAGCAGATGACCTCATGCCTTTTGAGAATCTTGTTGTTGATAAGGTAAAATGCGATTACTGCGGCATCTGTGTGCCCTTCTGTCCTGAAGATGCAATAAAAGTAAAGGGAGATTTTAACGAGCAAGAAATCAAAAAAATTGCTCCCGAAATCACAGGTACCATCAAGGTGGATAATGACAAATGCACCCGTTGCGGCTGGTGTGAGGCGGTATGCCCGTACGACGCGGCACAGGTCTCAAAACCATTTGAGGGCGAAATAGAGCTGATTGATGAAAAGCTTAAAGGCTGCGACCCTGTTGGCTGCCACGGTTGTTTTAATGTATGCCCCTCCAGGGCCTGGGTCATCCCGAAGGATAAGAAAATAGATGTAGTGAAGGATTTTTGCACATATTGCGGCGCCTGTGAGAAAGCATGTCATGTTGAAGCGATAGGGGTAAAGCGGAAACTGGCAAAATATACACCC
It encodes the following:
- a CDS encoding 4Fe-4S dicluster domain-containing protein; amino-acid sequence: MSEEELNVTVESDIRDSHFIFTQKTGKSKKLLDYDYKRCNGCGLCIQVCPRKAIEPGPLIEIATGLDAPPVIIDHTRCSFCGMCAAFCPVRSMRMNINDRDILELAEFPHLDSKVVFNEKCLPCLICKKSCPEEAISIDLTFAKKETLAPFKEGKTGEIIVDMEKCTLCGACAVLCPAFILVEKKAKADDLMPFENLVVDKVKCDYCGICVPFCPEDAIKVKGDFNEQEIKKIAPEITGTIKVDNDKCTRCGWCEAVCPYDAAQVSKPFEGEIELIDEKLKGCDPVGCHGCFNVCPSRAWVIPKDKKIDVVKDFCTYCGACEKACHVEAIGVKRKLAKYTPVADTAWAQDWKKAIASLTTQERGRPDVSRSLHVEKEEKKIEPAIVKPVIDPVLRKLVDERIEKMSSILGNKQVRHAWERKDVETALAEIKKRMKKDEK
- a CDS encoding PLP-dependent aminotransferase family protein, whose protein sequence is MDNRFADRMKTTRKSFIREILKVTQQPEVISFAGGLPNPGFFPVEEISRASIKVLAEDGRNVLQYSTSEGYLPLREFIAQRYLRKGGLKIDPDEILITNGSQQGIDLIGKVFLNKSDKVVIERPGYLGAIQAFSIFEPNFQSVPLLDDGIEIDLLEKALGEDNAKLFYTIPNFQNPSGITYSGQKRKDVARILKKHDVVCVEDNAYVELRFAGEDLPPIRKYLDDTILLGSFSKIISPGLRIGWICAGKEIMEKLIVAKQAADLHSNYLSQKIVHQYLKDNDIDGHIMKIRGAYRKRRDLMIDMMTEYFPEEAKHTKPEGGMFLWVTLPESVSSLDLFEIAVKENVAFVPGNPFYTDDGSKNNTLRLNFSNSDEEQIEEGIKRLARCLKSLI
- a CDS encoding class I SAM-dependent methyltransferase is translated as MKDWIYNEFNHVGVDYSKKDNANIYDDQMEKFRDYKKEAKTLTDKLGISDTRSLTAIDIGCGTGAFSIHASNYFKKIYAVDISKEMLKIASSKAKVNKINNIEFINSGFLYFQPDEKVDVIFSKWAFHHLPDYWKQAGLLNMNKMLKPGGILFISDVVFKFDPDYDKNIEALLNKLSKDFSSDFVEETKIHIRDEYSTFDWILQGLIERAGFNIERSNTEDCLISEYFCRKIKSF
- a CDS encoding ATP-dependent DNA ligase, yielding MTYFEDFAKVCSAIEHISGSLEITTNVSDFLKEVSDEELPIVTRFIMGHVFPVWSNKELGIGPNLLYSAISRTSSLPVKRIEELIKETGDVGLALEKAILCGKTHLSFFSENEQLSIKEVYLRFEKISELSGKGSQDAKIKNLQYLFSQALPTEIVYLSRLSIEEMRIGVGEGIVRNAIAEAFDVPSELVERGILLTNDLGLVAITAKNEGKEGLIKLGVMINRPLRMMLAQIGPGINETIKEMEHVAVEWKYDGARVQIHKNGNDITIYSRKLEDVTSSLPDLVKSIRTNVLADSVILDGEAVAIGKDNRPKPFQEILKRFRRKYDVSTTAIEIPLCLNLFDILYLNGDSLIDIPLINRREKLEKVCEKNVVAKQIITDDPVIIENIYNEALAAGHEGVMLKNPGSSYSPGKRGKNWLKLKPIMETLDLVVIGGEWGEGRRTKFIGSYLLACRDPDTERLLPIGRVATGITDEKLEELTKLFKDLIISENGIHVDIEPKIVFEVAFEEIQKSPNYGSGYALRFPRLVNVRTDKSVDDADSIERIEQLYIRQKGR
- a CDS encoding signal recognition particle protein Srp19 → MLKDKTKLVIWPVYLDATKSRGEGRILSMKDSLKSPVLREIEKAALELNLAPVVESDKAHPQSWWVKSGRVLVDKKGPKSLITKQIAQHISKARGKNK
- a CDS encoding histidinol phosphate phosphatase domain-containing protein, coding for MIDLHTHSSFSDGELIPSELVRRAVVLGYKAIAITDHADYTNIEHILSCVGNVKSLEDDYNIRIFSGVEITHVPPAKMPGLVKMARKLGAEIIVVHGETSVEPVPQGTNHAAVSLDIDILAHPGFITPEDARTAKENGICLEITSRNGHNRTNGHVARIAQEIGADLIVNTDSHSPYDLINDETAFKIAMGAGLDEKGAKKATVMNPSELIKNL
- a CDS encoding hydrogenase iron-sulfur subunit, giving the protein MRIGVYICHCGSNIAGTIDVEGVRKHASLLKDVVVARDIQFACGDSGQEQVKKDILEEKLDRIVMAACSPRLHEVTFRRVLEQSGLNKHFLEMVNIREQDSWVHTNKNGLATQKAKELVAMGVARVTLLSPLEKRTVPANKDILVIGAGVAGIEAALALANMGIKVHLVEREPTIGGKMALMNEVFPNNDCSLCVLAPKMSDVQNHPNITLYTNSEITGVRGRAGNYRITGEIRPRYVDPKKCKGCIDICAKVCPIDVPNQFDYGIGARKSIYIPFAQAVPLVACIDKNCVGCDLCRLACPAEAVDFNQKVEEFKFDVGAIIVATGYQPFDAGRKEEYGYGRYKNVVTNLEVERMLSAAGPTHGRVVSPSTGADIKSAAFILCVGSRDEQVGNPYCSKVCCMASIKNAMKLAEKYPDAKISVHYIDIRAGGEMYEEYYKRAQELGVSFVRGRVAEVEESDGKTIIHYEDTLSGEKCSDITDLVVLAIGMEADKDSRQIGKMLNLSTRPDRFFQSAHPKMRPVETHTKGIFIAGCAGGPKEIQVSIEQGSAAAAKALSLLHKGEIDMEPASAYVIPDLCDGCGICEKVCDFGRIRVTDKKASVDEVACRGCGACTAACPNGAIQIRNYTDEQILSQITEATKEGSEFPLIVGFLCHWCSYAAADLAGSLRIQYPTNIRNIRVLCAGRINPSFVLEALRRGADGVLVSGCRLGECHYTIGNICALQRMNVLGKMLVELGFDERRFRVAWIAASEGLKFAEIVKDFVKQLKEIGPIGSELKQE